Proteins from one Terriglobales bacterium genomic window:
- the ligA gene encoding NAD-dependent DNA ligase LigA — MPTKVDPQQQVEALREQIRHHEYRYYVLDDPEISDAEFDLLMRELKSLEAKYPELQAPDSPTQRVGGKPREGFVKVEHSSPMLSLDNAYNPEELRDWERRVHELSGQSTVEYVCELKLDGLSMALDYSGGRYQRAVTRGDGSVGEEVTPNVRTIRSVPLVADLGNSGLPEAFEVRGEVVMPLKAFERMNEERERQNLAKFANPRNAGAGAVRVLDPSITASRQLDFFAYSLLVAGKVYLPKQSDALEALSKAGFKVNPRWRTVKNLEEVQRYIEEWEGRRESLPYEIDGIVIKVNQVPLQQRLGFTGKAPRWAIAYKYAARSGVTQVEDIKVYVGRTGKLTPVAHLKPVPIGGTTVSRATLHNQDEIERLGVKIGDWVMVERGGDVIPKVVKVIEDKPRGQQEFDMPDRCPVCDSHVVREEGEVDSRCVNANCPAKLHETIRHFASRGVMNIEGMGDALVNQLAERGLVKNVADIYRLTLDQLIGLERMGKKSAQNVLDEIEASKKLPLERVIYGLGIRFVGERTAQFLTEHFGSLDELMNASLEELEEVNEVGPRIAVSIREFFDEPKNRELVERLREAGLQFQGKRKERGTSLAGKTFVLTGTLANYSRDQAKKMIEDAGGRVLGSVSRKTDYVVAGEEAGSKLDKAREFGVRVIDEQGMLELVRSGS; from the coding sequence ATGCCCACCAAGGTTGACCCGCAGCAGCAGGTTGAGGCCCTGCGCGAGCAAATTCGACATCACGAGTATCGCTATTACGTTCTTGACGATCCCGAGATCAGCGACGCCGAGTTCGATCTGCTCATGCGGGAACTTAAGTCGCTGGAGGCCAAGTACCCCGAACTGCAGGCGCCCGACTCTCCCACCCAGCGTGTCGGCGGCAAGCCACGCGAAGGCTTCGTCAAAGTGGAACATTCCTCACCCATGCTCTCGCTCGACAATGCCTACAACCCGGAAGAGTTACGCGACTGGGAGAGAAGGGTGCATGAACTGAGCGGGCAAAGCACGGTCGAGTATGTCTGCGAACTGAAGTTGGATGGCCTCTCCATGGCCCTGGACTACTCCGGGGGAAGGTACCAGCGAGCGGTCACCCGCGGCGACGGCAGCGTGGGGGAAGAGGTCACGCCCAACGTGCGCACGATCCGTTCGGTGCCGCTTGTGGCTGACCTTGGCAACTCCGGACTGCCAGAAGCGTTCGAGGTTCGCGGTGAAGTGGTCATGCCGCTCAAGGCTTTCGAGCGAATGAATGAGGAGCGCGAGCGGCAGAATCTCGCCAAGTTCGCCAATCCGCGCAATGCCGGGGCGGGAGCCGTACGGGTTCTCGATCCTTCCATCACCGCCAGCCGACAGCTGGATTTCTTCGCCTACTCGCTGCTGGTCGCTGGCAAGGTTTACCTCCCCAAACAATCGGACGCATTGGAAGCGCTGTCGAAGGCGGGCTTCAAGGTGAACCCGCGGTGGCGAACGGTGAAGAACCTGGAAGAGGTTCAGCGCTACATCGAAGAATGGGAAGGCAGGCGGGAGAGCCTGCCCTATGAGATCGACGGCATCGTGATCAAGGTGAACCAGGTTCCGCTGCAGCAGCGGCTGGGATTCACCGGGAAGGCGCCGCGCTGGGCAATCGCCTACAAATACGCGGCCCGGTCCGGCGTAACACAGGTTGAGGATATTAAGGTGTACGTAGGGCGGACCGGAAAGCTCACGCCGGTTGCTCACTTGAAGCCGGTGCCTATCGGGGGCACGACCGTCAGCCGGGCGACACTGCACAATCAGGACGAAATCGAGCGCCTGGGGGTGAAGATCGGCGACTGGGTGATGGTGGAGCGCGGCGGCGACGTCATCCCCAAAGTCGTAAAGGTGATCGAGGACAAGCCGAGGGGTCAGCAGGAATTTGACATGCCTGACCGCTGTCCGGTGTGCGATAGCCACGTCGTGCGCGAGGAGGGAGAAGTCGACTCCCGGTGCGTGAACGCCAACTGCCCGGCAAAACTGCACGAGACGATCCGCCATTTCGCCTCGCGCGGGGTGATGAATATCGAAGGCATGGGCGATGCGCTGGTCAATCAGCTCGCCGAGCGCGGGCTGGTGAAAAATGTGGCGGATATCTACCGCCTGACCCTGGACCAGCTCATAGGCCTGGAGCGCATGGGCAAGAAGTCGGCGCAGAATGTGCTGGATGAGATTGAGGCTTCGAAGAAGCTGCCGCTGGAGCGCGTAATCTACGGGCTGGGGATCCGTTTCGTCGGGGAGCGCACTGCGCAGTTTCTGACCGAGCACTTCGGCTCTTTGGATGAACTGATGAATGCAAGCCTGGAAGAGCTGGAAGAGGTGAACGAAGTGGGACCGCGCATCGCGGTAAGCATCCGTGAGTTTTTCGATGAACCCAAGAATCGCGAGCTAGTGGAGCGATTGCGGGAGGCCGGGCTTCAGTTTCAGGGCAAGAGGAAGGAGCGCGGGACTTCGCTGGCGGGCAAGACCTTTGTACTAACCGGCACGCTGGCAAATTACAGTCGTGACCAGGCGAAGAAAATGATAGAAGATGCGGGCGGGCGGGTGTTGGGATCGGTGAGCCGCAAGACCGACTACGTGGTGGCGGGAGAAGAAGCCGGATCTAAGCTCGACAAGGCGCGGGAGTTCGGGGTCCGTGTCATCGATGAGCAAGGGATGCTCGAACTTGTGCGCTCGGGTTCTTGA
- a CDS encoding MmcQ/YjbR family DNA-binding protein yields MTPADFRRIALSLEGAEEGSHMGAADFRVGGRIFATLAHQARGYGNLMLTPEVQAEFVSELPKVFVPVAGGWGRMGATHVRLSEANEDLLAGALRAAWKIRLEKNANTKSKKSAKSRNRSKKM; encoded by the coding sequence ATGACGCCAGCAGATTTTCGCCGCATCGCCCTAAGCCTTGAGGGCGCCGAAGAGGGTTCCCACATGGGGGCTGCCGATTTTCGGGTTGGCGGGCGGATATTTGCTACGCTCGCACATCAAGCCAGGGGGTACGGTAACCTGATGCTCACCCCGGAGGTGCAAGCCGAGTTTGTCTCTGAGTTGCCGAAGGTGTTTGTCCCGGTGGCAGGCGGGTGGGGCAGGATGGGAGCAACTCACGTTCGATTGTCGGAAGCAAATGAAGACTTGCTGGCGGGTGCTCTAAGAGCCGCCTGGAAGATTCGACTGGAGAAAAACGCAAACACAAAGAGCAAGAAGTCTGCTAAGAGCCGCAACAGGAGTAAGAAAATGTAG
- a CDS encoding DUF3592 domain-containing protein: MTPRARENIEFLGYSLLLLALVLSVVAGLNTYRNWEFVHNLPTVDGQVIGANIYQTTEKLLFWHQTVYVVRWLVRYSLDGRVYVSSAELGYKSGDRVSMEARANRLRPGTKVQVRYDPNEHGRILLSARPISESNPALLTVLEIAGVAILAGIALLTYARRQNPQP, translated from the coding sequence ATGACCCCCCGCGCCCGTGAGAACATCGAATTCCTCGGTTACAGCCTGCTGCTGCTCGCGCTGGTGCTCTCAGTCGTCGCTGGACTGAATACCTATCGCAACTGGGAGTTCGTTCACAACTTGCCGACCGTGGATGGACAGGTCATCGGGGCCAACATCTATCAAACCACTGAGAAGTTGCTGTTCTGGCACCAGACGGTTTACGTCGTACGCTGGCTGGTGCGCTACTCGCTCGATGGGCGGGTTTATGTTTCCAGCGCCGAGCTGGGCTACAAATCAGGTGACCGCGTCAGCATGGAGGCGCGCGCCAACCGCCTGCGTCCGGGCACAAAGGTTCAGGTTCGCTACGATCCCAACGAGCATGGCCGCATCCTGCTGAGCGCTCGGCCGATCAGCGAATCGAATCCGGCGCTGCTGACAGTCCTGGAAATCGCCGGCGTAGCCATTCTGGCTGGCATCGCTCTGCTCACTTACGCTCGCCGCCAGAATCCACAACCATGA